The following are encoded in a window of Thiohalobacter sp. IOR34 genomic DNA:
- the merA gene encoding mercury(II) reductase, which yields MSSPQPHIAIVGSGSAAFAAAIRCAERGARVTLVEGADQIGGTCVNVGCVPSKILIRAAQLAHLQARHPFEGLMRRQPVVDRQALHRQQQARVDALRHTKYEQILENTPAIERVHGWARLEDPQTLRVIQTGGREQLIHAQRILLATGSHPAIPDIPGLGETPYWTSTEALNAERLPRHLGVIGGSVVALELAQAFLRLGSRVTILARSVLLSREDHALGEALAAVLEAEGARVLLHRVPEAVAHDGREFVVTTPEEVIRCDRLLVATGRRPNTEALGLDRAGVATDARGAIRVDDHLRTSNEYIYAAGDCSNLPQYVYVAAAAGTRAAINMTGGDTSLDLDVVPAVVFTDPAVATVGLDEAHARAQGMEVESRTLALDKVPRALVNFDTRGFIKLVAEQGSGRLLGAQVLAADAGEVIQSAALAIRNRMTVTDLAGQLFPYLTQVEGLKLCAQTFSKDVERLSCCAG from the coding sequence ATGTCCAGCCCACAGCCGCATATCGCCATCGTCGGCAGCGGCTCCGCTGCCTTCGCCGCGGCCATCAGATGCGCTGAGCGCGGTGCCCGGGTGACCCTCGTCGAGGGCGCGGATCAGATCGGCGGCACCTGTGTGAATGTCGGTTGCGTGCCGTCCAAGATCCTGATCCGTGCTGCCCAGCTCGCCCACCTGCAGGCACGACATCCGTTCGAGGGGTTGATGCGCCGGCAGCCGGTGGTCGATCGACAGGCCCTGCACCGCCAGCAACAGGCGCGGGTCGATGCCTTGCGCCACACCAAGTACGAGCAGATCCTGGAGAACACGCCGGCCATCGAGCGGGTCCATGGTTGGGCCCGTCTGGAAGACCCGCAGACGCTGCGGGTCATCCAGACGGGTGGCAGGGAGCAATTGATCCATGCCCAGCGCATCCTGCTCGCCACCGGTTCGCATCCGGCCATTCCCGACATTCCCGGCCTTGGCGAGACGCCCTACTGGACCTCGACCGAGGCCCTGAATGCCGAGCGTCTGCCACGTCATCTGGGGGTCATCGGCGGCTCGGTGGTGGCCTTGGAACTGGCCCAGGCCTTTCTGCGCCTGGGCAGCCGGGTCACCATCCTGGCCCGGAGTGTCCTGTTGTCGCGGGAGGATCACGCCCTCGGTGAGGCCCTGGCCGCGGTGCTCGAGGCAGAGGGGGCCAGGGTACTGTTGCACAGGGTGCCGGAGGCCGTGGCGCACGATGGCCGGGAGTTCGTGGTTACCACCCCTGAGGAGGTGATCCGCTGCGACCGGCTGCTGGTCGCCACCGGGCGCCGGCCGAATACCGAGGCGCTGGGGTTGGACAGGGCCGGCGTGGCGACCGATGCCAGGGGGGCGATCCGGGTCGACGACCACCTGCGTACCTCGAATGAATACATCTATGCCGCGGGCGACTGCAGCAACCTGCCACAGTACGTCTATGTGGCCGCCGCGGCGGGTACGCGTGCTGCCATCAACATGACTGGCGGTGATACCTCGCTGGATCTCGACGTCGTGCCGGCGGTGGTGTTCACCGATCCGGCCGTGGCCACGGTGGGGCTCGACGAGGCCCACGCCCGGGCGCAGGGCATGGAGGTCGAGTCACGCACCCTGGCGCTGGACAAGGTGCCGCGGGCGCTGGTCAATTTCGATACCCGGGGATTCATCAAGCTGGTGGCGGAGCAGGGCAGTGGGCGCCTGCTTGGTGCCCAGGTGCTGGCCGCCGACGCCGGCGAGGTCATCCAGTCCGCGGCGCTGGCCATCCGCAACCGGATGACGGTGACGGATCTGGCCGGTCAGTTGTTTCCCTATCTGACCCAGGTCGAGGGCCTGAAGCTCTGTGCCCAGACCTTCAGCAAGGATGTGGAACGGCTCTCCTGCTGCGCCGGTTGA